The DNA region TGCTCGATAGTGTACCTGTTCGGTGTCGTCCTGGTAGTGTCCCTGCCTGACGCGGGCGTGCAATGCTCTCAGCTCGTTGTCATAGTCACTCCACTCAGGCACGATGCGCATAGCTGCTGACAACTTGGCCTCCTTCGTCATAGGGTTGTTGCACTACAACGACACACCATGATATAGCTACTGTTTTGTATTCAAAACTTTCAAACGGAAACGTAAGATAAgtgaatatttaagatttgataaaaaaacttttcaacaTGTTTTGTATGACAAGGTGGAAAAAAAGACTTCAAGTAAAATTTGTCGCCATCAGACAAAAAATGCCATAGATCAAGTAGCAAATACAATTAAGTCAAATAACacttaatgtttatatgaaaactttttgttatgttaaatgAAGATGACATAAATGTGATTACcttttaacagttttttttaaattatatatttaaacattaatgtcTTACCAAATCAATGGTCTTGGCGTATTTCTTGGATTCATTATCGCACCAGGTCTCACACCACAACCACTCCTGGGGCAGAGACTTTATAGCCACCTGGTGGATCATATTGTTGGGAAGATCTTGATCTGTTTAAAAAACACTAGAGTTATTCataccataatattttttaatattttatacgaataaacattaagaataattcgcaaaataaagtaaataaaggtGACTCAAATTACTCCTTATCACTGCCGCTAACTTCTATGGCTATTGAAAGTCCCGTAAAAATTGCTCAAGCTGTTTCAAAGATCTAAAACACGCACATGcagacaaaaaatttaaaaagcatgTACCCTGTATATTACCCGAGATATTTGTGAGCAGtttcattaacttataaagtaCAAAACTATACCTAGATTTGACAAGCTGTTAGGGTCCTGGCTGAGCGCCTGGTACTGTCCCCTCAGTCGGTCGCCGGCAGCGATCCGTCTGAAACGCTTCAGATCCACCACGTACAGTGCACTGATGTGATAACTCCGACCTTGGAGATGATTCCGCCAGTAGCCTTGCTTCCAGAACCTACGATATAGaggtatttaattgaatatcatAAACAGCTAGCACATACAGCTTATGATGAACACTTACTAACGTCATTGTACACAACAGAATTGTGGTCGTCGattaattttatcacttaAAGCTTCAATGTATGTGGTATGCACGGGCTTCTCTTAAATATCTGTTTGATAACGTCATAACAGTATAATAGCTTTGTATACAAACCTGAATCCTTCCATTTCTTTTCTACTGTCACAGAACGGTGTGTATCCATAGGGAGCTCCGCCTAGATCCAAATCTACTAGTTCCTTTAGATCAGCTCGAACAATCTgttacacattatatatatcattataatcatTCAAGTCATTAAACGTTGACAGAATATTAAAGACAGTTCACTTCTACTCATCTCATATAcatatgagaaaatattaaattattttgtagtaatttttttttatttctcgtgaaatatattatgtagatCATATTCTGAAACGACAATCAtcaaaaaaaggtttaataaCTTGTTAAATACAGACATTGGGGTTAATTCAAAGCTGCAGTTGATTGACTAAAATGTGTAagattttgtaacatttaataagaACTAGATGATTGTCCTATTATAATTTGTCCGCCTAGCGTAGATGTTTCAAATTATGTACTAGTAATAAATGGATGAATAAAGCGAAAAATCTCTATTCACCTGATCAGCATCAACAAAGATGATCTTCTTAACGTCCAATGGGAATAACACGTCGAGGAACAGTATCTTGTACCCCCAGATGGTCCGCTGTCTGTCACGCTGCCGCTGCAGCCAGCGAGGCCACTGGTACTGTACCAGCTCGTACTGGAACCCGTACTCTTGCGCCATGTATGGAAGGATGTCCTAGTTGAAGACATTGAAGCCATTCATTACATGtcaatatatagaaatttagtAATTCTAAGCCAGCGACACCGTGTACatatagttactttattagaattcaattgaaataagataacaaaagtttgtttttgtagCCTAAACAATACACATAATTATTGGCGacgtgatttttttaagtttaacacacatatttaaaagtaagttatattttaaagtatttgaaCAATATGATCTTTATACTTGGAGGTTACCTTAAGCGAGGGGCTGAGATAGTTCTTTAAGAACCAGAACTTCACAGGTGACTTAGTGTTCTTTAGTACAGACAGCATCATAATACGTAGAAAACGTTCGTACAAGTGACCGGATGCTACTGAGAACACGTTGATAGTCTCGTCTTGCGCTTCTTGTTCTTCGCCACCTCCGAACGAACTAAAACCAGAGACGATAAATCTTTAATGCCGTATAACAGAAGAGCGTTGTCTTGTGTACAGACAAACCATTCAACACCTTACTCACCTTGCAATAGAATTCCATATCCCACCAGCGTTCTTTTCGTCATTTTCAGCTAAAAGATCAAGGTGTTGTTTATCCGCCTTCTTAGTGACCCTCAATTTAATAACTTGACTCCGGAATGAACTCATCAGGACCTGGATGTCTTTACTGCCGGCTGGGGTGTCAGTGTTTTCGTGCCTGGAAATACATGTTCATTTCTATTACACCTATATTAAGTACAACTAATGAATGCTTTAATCgccttatttaataaaaactttatattattcattaatttcatcaaaaaaatgtacaatgaACTCATAGGGAATATTTTGTGCTGGAAAAAACGAATaagcaattttaatatgacgTTAAAAACTAACAGACtgtcaaatttaatacaaaattagttGTTAAATTACTGTTGAAGCTCTCCCCCTGCAACGCGACGGAGCCGGCACCGCAGGGTGAAttcatggaatgctgagaggtctCGTCTCtattattatctgtttcaATGCAAATGTTGGACTCACCCGACAATCTCGTAAATATCGTCAGAGCGGCCGGGTCTGAGACGCAACGTCCAGGCACCGGGGTTGGCCTTAAGCTGGAAGTAGCCGAGGTTGGCCATCACGATGGTGTCAACTGTGTCTGGTCGGTGTCTCGTGCCCAGCACGAGTTGTAACCCGCGAGGCGGCGTGCCCAGAGACGTATCCCACGCGTGACCTTCCACAAGCAGGTATTCCAACTCGAACTCactataacatattttgtaatcaaggctcctaatagtaaatattaaatagttttctttatatctgtttcgtaattattaatattaaatttaattaattatacttaagGAGGCTTAAGAATTTgagagagaaaaataaaattacctttttagcaaatttaaatgaaaatacttatttttataacattataataatgtccCAACCTGTGAACGAGTGACTCGACATCCGCCAGGCGTATATTATCCAAGTCGTATACAGACTTCACGCACTCGACCAGCCAGTTGGGCGGCGTGCGCAGCTCCAGCGATAGAAGAGGAGCGTGCGGCAAACGGGAGAAACGCGCGATCGCACCGCCCGTCTGCGCACCCGCGCTGTTGAATTGTAGCTCCGGCTCCAACACGTAGCGGTAAAAACTAGAACAGGGGAGGAGGAGCGTCATGCTGTTTATGCTTAGAGTaccgttttattattttaagtgaaagCAAGTTTACGAAATAGtattagattataaaattttcatatctgTCCTCAGTTTTGCTCTATTTTTGTTTCcgtttgaatatatataaaaaaaatcgaaagaataaaaaagtaagtgtttatatcaataatgaaaaaaatgtaagaaataaaataagtgtttaaaatttgGGTAAACCTTGTTTAGTATGTACCTCTTAAGCGGCATGTCAGAATTCTTGTCCTGTGGGTTGAGGAACAACTGTAAGCGACAGTTGACAACGCGTCGCAACACCAGCAGCAGCGGAGCTAGGCGCTGAGCGGCCGCCGACGCCGGGTCCACCACGGCTACtatctattatatatgaacatatCAGTGTTACCAttctaacatataaataaggtatatgtttaaattgatCTAGCTCAATCTGTcattgaaatagaaataaacataatgaatagataaataataaaaaaagtatattggtCAGAAAACTGGAAGACAAAATAAAGTTAgaagttgtaaaaaaaaatattgctaaataataaaataagatgaaatttatataactcgTGTAGTGATTGATAGAAACATAAGAAATGTACACAGATAGTAACGGAATGTTAACCAAGACGTTAAGGAGGAGAGCTCcccaataaatataattaatagagtTCAACCTTTAAGATAAGAgctaatacatattttacatttattcgCTTTAGGTTGACTGCAGGACTATATTGTGTAGCATTAAGACAATGAATGGAAACGTTTTGTTAACTGAACGATAGAGtttatactaattaataacgaacaattgtattatatactaacTTCAACGGCCGCTTCGTCCTCATACAAAGGAGGTAGTTCTATAACAGAATGATCCGTTCGTAATCCGCTCGGTAAGGGCGTGCGCACACGGGGACTACGCGAAGCAAGCACTGATATAACCTTCAAATAGTTATCTGTGCTTATATCAGTGATGTCAtctaaaaaaaagtacaattTTAACTTAGGTATGAAAATGAGAACATTGAGGTATGAAAGATCTGTTTCACTTACCGTCATCGTCCAAAACATTATTTGACAGCTTCTTGTTCTGGTGTAACAATTCGGATAGCTTGTCTCCATACACTTGGTTACTGTACCTGCAATgtcaaaaaaacattatagtgCATAAGaatcaaacaaaatgaaattatattttcggattactacgcgtattttattatttttgaaaactacgtactcccgacgtttcggttactttgcagcaaccgtgatcgtGGGCAGAGAGGTGGGCACATCTaagcgtagtaatccgaaaatattagtttcattaaaatgaatactcgcgaaagtcttagatctcattatcaaacaaaattcTTCACAGTACATCCTCAACACACCTCTCAAGCAGTGCGAAGTCTTCTAGGGAGAAGCTCTCTCCTTTGTTGAAGGGTCCTATAACTCTGGCGTTGTGTATGACTGCTCGCTCAGAGCCACGCAGCTTGAGGCTTCGAGCACATAACACGCGGGACGCCTTCAACACCCACTCGTACTTGTTCAACGCCGGTACCAACTCAGGCTGTAACAGATATAATAACTTTCTTAATATGTCAGGATATTGCGTGACTGTCATTGCATCTGTCGGTAGGTGGAATTCAAGTCGTGGGTGATGAACGCACTCAGAAACAGAATATTCACTCCTGCCTTAGAGACATCCAAAACAAACGTTGATGGATGTTTGTGGTATGGACatgatattattacttttgaatGAACAACATGATTCATTCGAATTATGAAAACTCAATTTATATCGTATTTTTTCaggtacattattttatattttctatcatGCAGGTTAGTAAATTAGAGAGAACTTAgcaattactttatattacgaATGGAAACAACGAAATCTTACCAGAATTTCGCAATCTTTTCTCTCATGGCATCCTTCGTCCTCTAAGAGTTGAACTACATATTTGGTAGCCTCTGCGGGTTCCAAACTCGTCAGAGCGGCAAGAACTACTTTATTAAACGATTGATCTTCGCCGGAACCATCGACATTGGGTATAAATGCAACACGAATTCCACCCGATTCCCTCTGAAATTAATGACAAATTCGTAATAGACGATATAATAACGCTGAGATCATTGTAGtcaagaattatattaaattctgtataaatgttttagtaatattactTGGAACCCACCATAAACGTGAGAGCATTTCTTAACAATTCTCTAGATTCCTTCTGATTGAGATCTCCCGCTATCCAAAGAGTTTGTGTTATCTTCTCGGACTTCCCGGgttttgtgaaatatttaaagataggTAAAGCTGTTGCTAGTGCGTCGCGTCCTAAAACGTGTAATGACATTGTAGAAAACAAATGAGTATATAATTAAggtattttaagatttaaattctgTACCGGTTAAATGCAAGAGACGATGAATTTTGTCTTCGGAAAATAAATCTCTCGATGAGGATACACCAGACAAGTCTAAGTACTGAGACGGTTCAGATGCAAGAACGCGACGGTTTAACctgaaaaaatcattaaaaaaaaaaacaaaataagtatgtattaaaattattaatttatatatttttaaagccctATTATTTCTCACaactttaaacattaacaGCCTCGATGTGAACACTAAGTCAATGTCACGCACAAAATCTATAAAGTACCAGGACCGCTGGAGcgaaagattttattaacgtTTATCTACTAACCATGTCTTAGGCTTCGTTCACACGGCATTGTCCTGCACGTTTTTTTGCAGTATACGTCTTAACGTATAAATAGTGACCATACAACGCACATAGATCCATTCACACGACGATTGTACGGCAGAAAAACGTGTACGTGTGAATGGATCTATGTGCGTTGTATGGTCACTATTTATACGTTAAGACGTATACTGCAAAAAAACGTGCAGGACAATGCCGTGTGAACGAAGCCTTAGGAATTCTACACGTAAAAGACCTCAATCGGTTGCTTGTTCCGTCAAGGAAGCGCGCAACACGAGAATTTTACCAAATATAATGCCAAGTCAACACgcaaatatacaaataatatacacattGATGTAGGTAATCGATGTACTTATATCTAAACCGCACCTGGACACAATATGCGGCTGCTTCATGAGATACTCTACGGCGTCGTCGGAGTCTGCGAGGTTCCCTCTAAACACGGCTCGCTGTAGACGCGCCGTGTGACGCGACAGTGCCGTCACTAGCGCCTCCTCGAGCAGTTCCACCGAAGACAACGCACCAGAGCCCTCATCGTACAGAGGAACGCCATTCACTATCACCTAGAACAAAGTGAGTACTTTATATAAGCGGAAAAATTTCGGTCAATGAGTTCGGTTACCGCTCCAAAGGTCAAGTCAAGATTCTTATcctttaaggtttttttattaatttttattctaattaacATCTAAGATTATAAATTCACTGCCAGAAAGCTacacatatttattgaattgtaaattagctaaaaaaataatatattttagacatACGTATCATAAATTTCGATATACTCACTTGAGGGAATTTATTAGTTCCCAGCTTCGACACGAACTCCTCAGCCAGTTGGTGTCCGAAGTTGAATTCAGATTCCTCCGAAATGATTTCATCGAGATTTGCGCTCGAACTGGCATACTTTTTCAgatactttttatatgatcCACACTCAGAGCATCTTCTTGAAGAGAATTGAGAACCTGTtacatcataaataatattaagttattatcgtcataaactttgtatatacattaacACAGCCAGCATTGTCTTAGTTGCATTTCAATCATTACattctttatttgaaaaaatatttagactcCATATAGCAAACCTGTGTAAGGAAATAGAAGGCCTCCTTGTTAGAATTCCTCTCCTGTGCTACATAGTTGAAGGCGCTTCTTAGTGCGGTGCCCAGAGCGGAGTCGCGTCCCGGTGCCAGTACCAAGCCCACTCGTACAGGCGTAGCATGTTTCAGTAATGTCTCACCTAGCTTTAAAGGGGGCGCGGACGACGGTGATGTTGGGTCTATCACTATCACCTgtattcaaacattttatatacgaaaCATCAAAATTAGACTTCCTAAAAGTATGGTCGAAAAATTCTGTAAGCACAGTATacgtaatatgtaattaattatggcTTTTAATAACCGTTTATAACGTATTTACTTTTAggacacagattataaataataattaatgtaaagtgtacaatcatataattaatgagCCTTAGCAATAATATGGATATTCAATACAtacgtaattatatatatttcttcttaaGTTCCTCAGCATACCAGGATATGTGGGTCGTAGGAGTTCCATGTATGAAGATGGCCATCGTCTGTATCTATCGTCTGTCTCTAGATCGTTGAGCCAGGTGATGGCTGTGTCACGGATGTCTAAGCCATACTCTTCCCAAGTGAAAGACTCACCGAGTTCAAGTGATAGAAGCTTGTTGATGAGCTTCCTGTTCAGACCTGATGgttgttgatttattatactattaaaacactttaaaaaatatttctctggataatttaaaatattgtatatgattattaaaaatattgtatatgaagcaataaaacttaaaacttaGAGACGAcataattttatgtcataCAAAACTCATAGCTGCTATCTATATgggaaagatttttttaaagaccaAAGTATcagcaaaattttttaaatcagtgTCTTTGAGTAACAGTTATGTAAATACCCAAAGCATGCAGAGTATTCATAGGTCCTA from Danaus plexippus chromosome 3 unlocalized genomic scaffold, MEX_DaPlex mxdp_30, whole genome shotgun sequence includes:
- the LOC116766845 gene encoding LOW QUALITY PROTEIN: UDP-glucose:glycoprotein glucosyltransferase (The sequence of the model RefSeq protein was modified relative to this genomic sequence to represent the inferred CDS: inserted 1 base in 1 codon), coding for MKAIILGIILTVVISIFGNVVANSDLPKREERKSKGVTTFISAKWEATPIVLELAEYLSAESSDLFWSYFDGIISLKSSLESLETDKQVYDACIGVASTLLAPAQLRMAKLALSMHLTSPAVRMFDQIATQNGAKELPCETFVAIASRKVCDNDILRDILKSTDKFDPEEHRIETYLLDHSYPSSDNRSLTAILYGELGNSDFTAKHKILSGYADKGVINYVVRWNIKSRGKPKLRLSGYGIELQLKSTEYKSQDDTTPKEAVDDSGVPSEEEDENDPQNQIDGFNFGRLKNLFPALRTPLERFRRHLSEMSEEIEPLKVWQMQALSMQAAAAVMDAHDAGGDEALKVLISLAQNFPMQTKSLIHVNVPRSFRDEVLYNQDVWSSSLGLRPAEPLLLVSGAQYDADEVDLMALLAALREDIGPMNTLHALGLNRKLINKLLSLELGESFTWEEYGLDIRDTAITWLNDLETDDRYRRWPSSYMELLRPTYPGMLRNLRRNIYNYVIVIDPTSPSSAPPLKLGETLLKHATPVRVGLVLAPGRDSALGTALRSAFNYVAQERNSNKEAFYFLTQVLNSLQEDALSVDHXKKYLKKYASSSANLDEIISEESEFNFGHQLAEEFVSKLGTNKFPQVIVNGVPLYDEGSGALSSVELLEEALVTALSRHTARLQRAVFRGNLADSDDAVEYLMKQPHIVSRLNRRVLASEPSQYLDLSGVSSSRDLFSEDKIHRLLHLTGRDALATALPIFKYFTKPGKSEKITQTLWIAGDLNQKESRELLRNALTFMRESGGIRVAFIPNVDGSGEDQSFNKVVLAALTSLEPAEATKYVVQLLEDEGCHERKDCEILPELVPALNKYEWVLKASRVLCARSLKLRGSERAVIHNARVIGPFNKGESFSLEDFALLERYSNQVYGDKLSELLHQNKKLSNNVLDDDDDITDISTDNYLKVISVLASRSPRVRTPLPSGLRTDHSVIELPPLYEDEAAVEIVAVVDPASAAAQRLAPLLLVLRRVVNCRLQLFLNPQDKNSDMPLKSFYRYVLEPELQFNSAGAQTGGAIARFSRLPHAPLLSLELRTPPNWLVECVKSVYDLDNIRLADVESLVHSEFELEYLLVEGHAWDTSLGTPPRGLQLVLGTRHRPDTVDTIVMANLGYFQLKANPGAWTLRLRPGRSDDIYEIVGHENTDTPAGSKDIQVLMSSFRSQVIKLRVTKKADKQHLDLLAENDEKNAGGIWNSIASSFGGGEEQEAQDETINVFSVASGHLYERFLRIMMLSVLKNTKSPVKFWFLKNYLSPSLKDILPYMAQEYGFQYELVQYQWPRWLQRQRDRQRTIWGYKILFLDVLFPLDVKKIIFVDADQIVRADLKELVDLDLGGAPYGYTPFCDSRKEMEGFRFWKQGYWRNHLQGRSYHISALYVVDLKRFRRIAAGDRLRGQYQALSQDPNSLSNLDQDLPNNMIHQVAIKSLPQEWLWCETWCDNESKKYAKTIDLCNNPMTKEAKLSAAMRIVPEWSDYDNELRALHARVRQGHYQDDTEQEIETHEHEQVSKEDKTDKAQEHTEL